The Hordeum vulgare subsp. vulgare chromosome 4H, MorexV3_pseudomolecules_assembly, whole genome shotgun sequence genomic interval CCGACTGACTGGAAGGCGTCCGAGTGACCCCATGGTTCGAGTGGATATTGTGTATCCATCCGAATGCATTTGTAGTCCTGAGACTTCTATGGCCATGTGGGGCCCTATGTAGGCCCTCGATGTCTGATACATGACCCTACCACTAGTAGGTGACCCCAtcagtccccccccccccgtccgaTAGCGAGGGTGAGTAGAACATGGAAGGCCGCCGCCATCGCCGCTTGGTCCGACAAAGCTTATAACCGCCACCATCTTGCCGGGGCACACAACCGATGAGCTTGCCTGCTTCGCGGAGGCAAAGCCCACTACTCTTTCCCTCGCGCTAAAGATAAGCTTGGCGGGTTCATCATCGTGAAGGTGGAAGCTATGCCTTTGTGTTGAAGGTTTAGTTTTCAGGGCTCATGGTCGGCCGAGAGTTTGCTGTCGGACATGGGAAAAACATGATGTGGGAAACAGCACTGCGGGGGACAACTATGTTTTAGACTAGGTTAGACTGGCCTAATCTCTATAGATTAGTTGAAAATATGATTAATGTGCTCCGGTTAGATGAAAATCATCCAATTTCATGTAAGAATTTTCTAAATTTGAATGAAATCCATTAAGTTTGTTTATATTTATACCAAATGTGACCAAACATTTGTGACTAGCTTTTAATGGACGGCTCTTGCTTCACTGTATGTGGATAAGTCCCCATCGCTCCGCGGACTAGATTTCACGGGTTCATGGATAGATATGATGTACGATGTAGGGGTCAAGATGCGCTTAGAAGCTAAGACATCGAAAATTTTCATGTAAACACATATAACCTGTTAAGAACAATTACTCTTATAAAATACAACGTTGGTCCGACAAAGCTTATAACCGGCCAATAAATCCCCGGAACATTACGAGAAAGGAACATTTTTCTTTCCAAACCCAAATAGAAGTTTTCTCAAGCATACCACGAATGGTAGCAGGAGCTTGACATCAAGAACAATTCCCCAAAGGAGGCGGTCACTAGTTAGAGAAATTCCAACTAGCCGATCCAAACGGACGGCGATTTTGTtcgttttttgtccgtttgggtcgaccgCCGCTCTACGTTCATCCGTTTTTCTTTTTGGGTCGGTCGTGTGCCTAACAGGGACGACCCATTTTATGTCCGCACATTTAGATTAAAAAGGCCTTCACCTGACATTGGTGTGGCGTTGAGTTCAATGGTCACTGGCGCGGGCGTGGAAGGGGGAGAAGCGGATGCCTTGCCTGTAGACGTGAAAGCCAGGAATCGACTGCGTGGAAGACGCGCGCGGCGACTCCAGCAACATTATCCGAGGATATGCTGACGAGCCCGTGCTGCCCGCGGCCGCGGCAACGGCGACGACAAGCCCGTGTTGGCTAGGGTTTACCCCTAGGTACAACAAGACCTCCCTCGTTGCCTCCTTCACCCGGGCATTGTTGTCTTCCTGCTGCGTGACGGCGGCGATGGTGGCGGCGGCAGCTGCCTCGCCCTTGCATCTTGTGCGTGCCTCCGTCCATTCCTCTTGGCCGATTCCACAACCCGCTCCTCGGGCgtcaactccttcttcttcttgggtggcGTGGCGGCCTTGTGGGGGGCGCGGGTCTTGGCTCtggcttcggcggcggcggcggacgaggcgaaggaggtgatggcggcggcggcctcgAGGTCGTTGTCCATGGCGGTGGGAGCGGGAGCGAGCGGGAGGGTTGGGGAAAATGGAAGGAAAAGTGGCCGCTTTATCACCGACTTGTGGATCAGGGAGGGGAGTAAGCGTGCGTCGTGCGTGTCCGCGTCGACGTAAATCAGGCTTAAAAATTGGATCGAGAATGGGTCGGCGGGTGGATAAAAAACGGATGCGCGTTTGTTTGGGTCTGCGTGCTTGGACCAACTTTTTTTCGCGCCGATCCAAACGGACGACGATGGTCGCCAGTCGTTGGATGGACTCTGGCAAAAGCACATCAGCGTCTTAGCTGGACATAGGAATTTTGTTAGCATGCACCACAGCTAGCCAGTGTACGCCAGTCCACTACTACAGCTGTGGCTGAACAGCGCCCCCTCCCCGTCTCCGGTCCGTTGGTCCCCCGAAAAAATCTAGTTTATCTTCACCGTGATCCCACTCTTTGACCGCCTAGAGATGAAGGCTGGAAAGGCGGCTTTTATTCCCACTGTCACGGCCACCGTTCTTTATGCACCATGCAGTGCAAGCCCTACACTCATGAGGCTGACAGTAACGGTAATATCATagatagtatcatgcatgtcaactaggcattttcgatgaggtgacatagaattaaatgaagaaaaaaagggttaagtatcatatcatgataccgtatcatattaaatgatgtgctattatgtgtcttgcatgacaataaataaactacactatgatactaacatatgatactatgcataaaGAATGTGGTATCACActaatatcatatgcatgatatagTATATGATGCTGTCCATTACAACCAGACTGATCGACATCCAGTCACATCCACCCCTCGCGTAGTGGTAGGATTTGTCTATTGGCTCCCCGTCGCCTAGCGTAGCGGCTTCGCTCGATCCCGGCCTATTTAAGCCCGCTTTCCCTACCCCGTCCAACGTTTCCCTCCCCTCCATTCCACTTTACTTAGTACAACCAGGAGGACCTAGCCATAGCTTAAGCTACCCTGCTGGCTACGGTGCTCTCACCATGCTGGAGAATCAGAGCCAAGCGGAGGTAGGCATCGCCCTCTCCATCTGCTTTACCCCGGCCCTATCGATCCTGTCCAGCTTCATAGCTAACTTTGTCCTGTGCATATGGTGGCGGCCAGGTTCTCTGGCCGAGGCTGGTGGCCAACAAGCTCTTCAGGAAACCATCCGGGAGCCACGCCTTCGTCGCCGACTTCCCGGCGGTCGCcggcgccgcggaggaggagttcGACGGGTGCAGCCCCGACGCCGACGCGCAGCGGTGCGTCAAGCGGGCGCGGCCGCAGCAGCGGAACAAGACGCTCAAGTACAGGtatgtgcgtgcgtgcgtgcatgcaTACATGTCTGTCTGTCTGCTACCTCAATCAGCGATCACCAACCACCGTGCTTAGGCTCTAGCTAGCAAGTAGATCATCATCATCCCAACTTGCGCCGGCCGTGGCGTGGAGTGCATGCTGGGTTTTCTTATTGTTAATCGGCAACTGATCGTTCATGGATCGACCAGGCTGTTCGCGAGCACGTGGAACGTCGGCGGCGTGGCGCCACCGGACGACCTCGACCTGTCCGAGTGGCTCGACACCACGAACGGCACCTACGACATCTACGTCCTCGGGTACGTAATTACCAAGCGAGCAGCGACCTCGACGCTCATGCTACGTAGGCATATGTGGTTAGTGACAAAATGGCATGTACTACGATCGATGTGCAGATTTCAGGAGGTGGTGCCGCTGAGAGCGCGGAACGTGCTGGGCGCGGACAAGAACCGCATCGGCATGCGGTGGAACGAGCTCGTTCGGGCCGCGCTGAACCGGTCGTCGCCCTCGCCTTCGCCGGGCGCCACCGGGGGAGGTGAGAAGCAGAAGGTGCATCCGGTGAGGGACGGTGCCGGCGGCCTGCAGTCGCGCGACTTCCGGTGCGTGGTGAGCAAGCAGATGGTTGGCATCCTGCTCACCGTCTGGGTCCGCGGCGACCTCCGCCGCTTCGTCCGCCGCCCCAGCGTCTCCTGCGTCGGCTGCGGCGTCATGGGCTGCCTCGGCAACAAGGTGCGTCCGTGCGTGCGTGCATGCCTACGTTTACATGCATACAGACGGACATGCGCGCGCTTGGGGAGTGGGAGGATACATCGGCGGCAACTGACAAGAGATTATTCAAATTCTGTGCAGGGTGCCGTGTCCGTGAGGTTTTGGCTGCGTGACACGAGCTTCTGCTTCGTGTGCTGCCACCTCGCGTCCGGCGGCAGGGAGGGCGACGAGGCCCACCGCAACGCCGACGCCGCGGAGATCCTCCGGCGGACGAGCTTCCCGCGGCGccactgctcctcctcctcctccccgtcgCTCGCCTCGCCCCACAAGATTCTAGATCACGAGTAAGTACATCGTCCTACATTTAATTATTTTCATGCGCTCCGTGCATGCCGCAAGTCGATCAAGTCAGTTTGGTTTGCTGCCCACACCTAGTCGCTCGCCTATGGGGCGATAGTGTACACCCATTCCTCTCACATATTTATGCCAAATAGTTGGCCAAAAGTTGGCAAGCCAACCCTTGCCAAGTTTTGGTAAGGCTAGATGGAGGCATCAGCCTGCAAAACAGTAATCAGCAGTACACTCTAAACGTAATTAATAacgtcttatattatgggacggagggattaCTATAGAATGCATCACATCATACTGCCGGTTTTGTCGCCGTTGACCGGCGAGGGAAATATCAACAGCCGCCGTCCTTGCCGGTTACAGTCACGATTTGATCGAGCTCGCCACCGCGGTCGTTATCTTATCCGGTGGTTGCACCGTCCACGGCACCGGTAAATCAAGGGTAGGTGTTTGCCGTGCCGTTCAGCACGGGGTTACTTGCCAGCCGGGCAGTTTACCACTGTACACACGTATTGATCATGTCACGGCATGCACGTAGGCACGACTAATAATAAAATTAAGCACTCCAGCAAGTAGCAAGAGTGAACGCGTCGCATCTATTTTCTATGACAGACCGGTGATCCAGGGAAGTGGTGGTATGAAATACTAACATCTTAATAGCGACGGTAACTGAAAGTTTTCCACAATCAGAATGCTTAATTTCACTCGGCCGGCGCCCGTGACAGAGACGGGTCGGAATCAAGTGGTGATCATGCATGCATGTTGATGCGGTAGACTTTGACCGGTGTGGTGTGTCAGTATAGTTTCTAACTGTTTGTACTCTTGCGCAGCCGGGTGATCCTGCTTGGGGACCTCAACTATCGGATCTCCCTGCCCGAGGCCAAGACCAGGTTGCTGGTGGAGAGGCACGACTGGAAGACCCTCCTGGACAACGACCAGGTACAGATTCAACCAGCAGATCTAACTTAGTACTACAAACCACAACGAAATTATATAGCAGTTTAAAAGGACTTGCAAACCACAAGGGAACCAAAATTTGAAGACTTGGTTTCAAGAAAATTGAAGACTCATGGGTGATTTGGTTGTTGTTTTGCAGCTGCGGGGCGAGGTGTCGTCGGAAGGAGGGACGTTCCAGGGGTGGAACGAGGGGGCGATCACGTTCTCGCCGACGTACAAGTACCACCGGAACTCGGACGCCTACTACGGCTGCGCCCAGCTGGGCAAGAAGGGCGACAAGCTGAAGCGGCGAGCGCCGGCGTGGTGCGACCGCGTGCTGTGGCGCGGCGCCGGCCTGAAGCAGACCAGGTACGACCGGTGCGAGTCGCGGCTGTCGGACCACCGCCCCGTGCGCGCCGCCTTCGCCGTCGAGGTGGACGCGCCGTGGAACCTCAACTCCCTCCGGAGCTTCTTCCTTTCCGAGAGGTTCGACGACCGGGCCAAGAGCCCGGCCGGCGGCCTGTTCCTGCTCCGGGAGGACGACCACACCACCACCAGCGCGAGATATGCTGAGGATGTTTGAGTCTTTGAGGCATGCATGGCTGCTCCAACTGTACACAGACAAAAGAGAGCTTGAGTACATAAACCTATTTCCGAGAGTACGTAGTACGTACGTAGTAAAGATCCATCATCGGTTCTGTTCTTCCGAGTTTCTGCAGCACAAGCTAGGATACGGATGCATTTTTTTCTCACACCCTGTCCCTGACTTCCTGTAAATTACTAGTGGCGCTACTACATTAATAGATAGATTGCACTCTTGTCGATCCAGTGAGTCGTCCTGACCCAAAACTTGTTTGGACGGACAAATAGTGACGAGTTGTCGCTGTAAATCCTACGAGGAAATATGATACTTTGTCGCCATGAACAACTGCAGATAGGCTGAAGGAATGGTACTCCTACCTTTCTACAGTATATACCTAGGGTCAACATACATGCGTTTTTCCACCCCGTTCCTGACTTTATGCACCTACATTTGTACTCTTCTTGATCCAGTGAGCTGTCTCAAACTTGCCAAGCAACGAGCTGTCGCTGTAAACAACGAGTAGCGCGCGGACGGGATCCGATTCGACCGGTGGCCATAAACAACTGCAGATAGGCCATGAACGGCTGTTTCTTTTTTATTGGGGATCAAGTTGAGAGTAGATTAAAATCCAAAAGGCTTGTCGCCAAGCATTGTCAACCTCTAATCGATCAGAAGATATCAGCATTGGTTCTATTCTATCTCTCTGCGTGCGTGTTGTGTAGTGTACACATCACAGTGTCCTCCATTAGAAAAAGTGCTGCGGTGGGCACTGTCATGGGCCATGCCACTCGGTCACTACACACCACACTAGCGCTGGTCGCATTCCAGCAGCATATATTCAAGGGCTCAGTTAAGATTTGTCTGCCccccttgttgttcttgttctctgCTGCGTGTCCCTTCTCCTTGTCAGCATTGCGCAGAACGGATGAAGTGCATCCAAGGATAAGGTTGCTATCGCCAATTTGCCCAATTTGCCATGCAAGTTGTGATCTTGCATAGCTGCGAGGCAACGGCCGATGATCTTGCGCGTACCTGTCGTCGGCATAGGGCCACATGTATTTTTCTGTATTCTGTGTGATTGTATGGTGTGGTGTGACCGTGTGACTAATGTATTTGTGGTTGCAGTTTAATTTTGGTGACCGGACGGGTCAGGTGAAATCAATTCATTAAGATATGCAAATAATTCAAGGCTCACAGTGGGACAACATTTCAAAATTAGTCTTGGTGCGAAGAAGCCAGAACTCGGAGGCTGATCAGAATGCATGTGTGAACACTTGACTGCCCTCGTGAATAGTATTCCATCTGTAAACTAACATAAAAGCATTTAGATTACTAAAATAAtgttctaaatatttttatattagtttatgaaGGGAGTACGTGTTGTCGTCTACTCCTAAAGAAATTTCATCACTGCAATGCAGTCTGATTAATGTATGGTTAGTCCTAAACAAGGGCATCCCTGAAGATTCTTTCCGGCACACCCCAAAATTAAATCAATCATTGATTCCTTACAGAATAGAAATAGAAGGAGATAGTTTACGATAGCATCGGACTGGACCATAGGTGATGTTTCACTTGATAACCACATGGAACCCTTGTCCTTTATGATAACCAATCATCTTAAATCATCATCTAACACCTGCTAAACCATATGGGTCCAGTTTTATTCGAGGAGGGTCGTGAAATCATTACATCCATAACAACAGAGCGCCGCTGATGATGATATAAGAATTAGTAGCAAGATAATGCTTCCAAATTGTATTCATGATCAAACTTT includes:
- the LOC123449203 gene encoding type IV inositol polyphosphate 5-phosphatase 9; the encoded protein is MLENQSQAEVLWPRLVANKLFRKPSGSHAFVADFPAVAGAAEEEFDGCSPDADAQRCVKRARPQQRNKTLKYRLFASTWNVGGVAPPDDLDLSEWLDTTNGTYDIYVLGFQEVVPLRARNVLGADKNRIGMRWNELVRAALNRSSPSPSPGATGGGEKQKVHPVRDGAGGLQSRDFRCVVSKQMVGILLTVWVRGDLRRFVRRPSVSCVGCGVMGCLGNKGAVSVRFWLRDTSFCFVCCHLASGGREGDEAHRNADAAEILRRTSFPRRHCSSSSSPSLASPHKILDHDRVILLGDLNYRISLPEAKTRLLVERHDWKTLLDNDQLRGEVSSEGGTFQGWNEGAITFSPTYKYHRNSDAYYGCAQLGKKGDKLKRRAPAWCDRVLWRGAGLKQTRYDRCESRLSDHRPVRAAFAVEVDAPWNLNSLRSFFLSERFDDRAKSPAGGLFLLREDDHTTTSARYAEDV